The Candidatus Hydrogenedentota bacterium genomic interval TTATGCCTCCTATGTAAAGTACGGAGAATGGGATGATAGTATTGGCGCCGGTTTTTTCAGCGGTCGGTATACGTCGACTATCGTTGCTGCCGGTGCTGTGGCGCGGCATATTCTCAAACAACACGGTATTGAAGTGTTCGCCTATGTGAAAGAAGCAGCCGGCATATCGGCAGGCGAGGTGACCCTTGACACGGCGAGGAAGATGGTGGATCAATTCCGCCGTGTTCGACGCGATTATGACCCCATTTATAACTGGATCTTTAACGATAAGCGTTTCACCGAAGACATGCGGTTTTTAGAGAAAATGGCGGTCCTTGCAGAACTTGAGAAACAGTTGATTGCAATACAAGATGCAGCACGGCCCCTGGATGCTCATGCCATACGCGCTGAATACGGGATTCACCCGACTGTGAATTGTCCCGATGTTGATGCCGCCTTCGAAATGGAAAAACGGATCTTGGAGATTCGCGATGAAGGCGATTCCAGCGGCGGCTTGGTCGAAGTGGTCGCGACCGGATTGCCTGTGGGTATGGGTGAGCCAGTCTTCCAAAAGCTGGATGGTGAACTGGGCCGCATGATGAGTATCGGAACGATCAAAGCGGTTGAAATCGGTGCGGGCTACGCCGTCAAAAATATGCGTGGCTCCGAAGACAACGATCAGATACGCGCCAAGGATGGAAAAGTCTATTTCGAATCGAACCATGCCGGCGGTGTTACCGGTGGTCTGAGCAATGGGCAGCCTCTTGTGCTGCGCCTTGCGGTAAAGCCCACGCCCACCATTGCCAAAGATCAACGGACTATTGATAAGGTGTCCCTCGAAAATGCCGTATTAAGCGCTGTGACGCGACGGGACCCTACCATTGTGGCGCGGGTTTGGCCGGTGGCTGAAGCATTCACCGCCCTCATCTTGTTGGATCAATATATGCAGCATTTGAGCTATCGTGCGTTGTGGGTACAGGACCGGCCGTAAAGTATGCGGTGTTGCCTCAAGATCTTCTAGGGTAGAGCGGCGCATCCGAAGAGGAGAAATCTGCCGGAGGTGTGCATCTTTCCTTACTATATAAGAAAGGCGGTCACGGTGGCTGATCTAAAGAAACGACTTCTAATCCTGCAAAGAGCAGTGATATACATGATGACTGCGATTGTCTTGGCAGGGATGTGGGCAGCTCAGGCGGACGACAAGGTAATTTACGGGGTAGACGATCGAATCGACCTATACCAAGAGAGGAATGTGGATCGGCTTGAGTGGGCGGAATCAGTCTGTGCTTTGGTCAGTTCGTCGGTCTTGAAAGATAATGGAAACGGCAGTTTTACCCTTTCTACGCGGCCGTTCACGTGGAAAAACATGTCTCCCTGTCCGGACGAACCCTTTGCCGATCAGCCTACAGCGGCGTGGTGTACCGGCT includes:
- a CDS encoding chorismate synthase; protein product: MLGCSYGKLFQTTVAGGSYQEGLTVHLQGVPPGLHITEAEIYASLLTRKPGQSELASPRREPDVPVIYSGVNAADTMPGFANGAHTNGTPLVILIPNLDRHFEHIEQYQSTNRTPRPGHASYASYVKYGEWDDSIGAGFFSGRYTSTIVAAGAVARHILKQHGIEVFAYVKEAAGISAGEVTLDTARKMVDQFRRVRRDYDPIYNWIFNDKRFTEDMRFLEKMAVLAELEKQLIAIQDAARPLDAHAIRAEYGIHPTVNCPDVDAAFEMEKRILEIRDEGDSSGGLVEVVATGLPVGMGEPVFQKLDGELGRMMSIGTIKAVEIGAGYAVKNMRGSEDNDQIRAKDGKVYFESNHAGGVTGGLSNGQPLVLRLAVKPTPTIAKDQRTIDKVSLENAVLSAVTRRDPTIVARVWPVAEAFTALILLDQYMQHLSYRALWVQDRP